From Fusarium oxysporum f. sp. lycopersici 4287 chromosome 10, whole genome shotgun sequence, the proteins below share one genomic window:
- a CDS encoding pectate lyase plyB: MKFTSAITTLFATLAVASPLESRDALLKRQAAEPCTVGYCTQNGGTTGGAKGSTVTVTTVAALIEAAKRTEPLTIIVSGKLTGSDRVRPASDKTIIGAAGSSITGVGFYVRRQKNVILRNLKIAKVDASNGDAIGIDESTNVWVDHCDLSGDLSLGKDDLDGLLDISHGADWITVSNTYFHDHWKGSLIGHSDSNASEDKGKLHITYANNYWKNVSSRQPLIRFATVHLVNNYWDGILLSGVNTRMGAQVLVQSSAFANSVERAIFFADSKETGYAVVEDVNLGGSVNSAPKGTLTSASLPYKVTLLGSGKVASTIPGTAGQKL, translated from the exons ATGAAGTTCACTTCAGCCATCACTACCCTCTTTGCCACCTTGGCAGTTGCTTCTCCACTTGAGAGCCGCGATGCCCTCCTCAAGCGCCAAGCTGCAGAGCCTTGCACCGTCGGATACTGCACCCAGAACGGCGGAACCACTGGCGGTGCCAAGGGCTCgactgtcactgtcactaCAGTCGCCGCTCTCATCGAAGCTGCTAAGCGCACCGAGCCTCTCACCATTATCGTCTCTGGCAAGTTGACAGGCAGCGATAGAGTTCGACCTGCATCTGACAAGACCATCATTGGTGCTGCCGGAAGCT CAATCACTGGTGTTGGCTTCTATGTGCGTCGCCAGAAGAACGTTATTCTTCGAAACCTCAAGATCGCCAAGGTTGATGCTTCCAACGGCGATGCTATTGGTATCGATGAGTCTACTAACGTTTGGGTTGATCACTGCGACCTCTCCGGTGATCTGAGTCTTGGAAAGGATGATCTTGATGGTCTTCTTGACATTTCCCATGGTGCTGATTGGATTACTGTCTCCAACACCTACTTCCACGATCAC TGGAAGGGCTCTCTGATCGGCCACTCCGACAGCAACGCCTCAGAGGACAAGGGCAAGCTCCACATCACCTACGCCAACAACTACTGGAAGAACGTCAGCAGCCGCCAGCCCCTGATCCGCTTTGCCACCGTCCACCTCGTCAACAACTACTGGGACGGCATTCTTCTCTCTGGTGTCAACACCCGCATGGGCGCTCAAGTTCTCGTCCAGAGCTCTGCTTTCGCCAACTCTGTTGAGCGCGCTATCTTCTTTGCTGATTCCAAGGAGACTGGTtatgctgttgttgaggatgtCAACCTTGGTGGTTCGGTCAACTCTGCGCCTAAGGGTACTCTTACTTCTGCTTCGCTTCCTTACAAGGTTACACTCCTGGGATCTGGAAAGGTTGCCTCGACTATTCCTGGTACCGCTGGTCAGAAGCTGTAA